A genomic window from Xenorhabdus cabanillasii includes:
- a CDS encoding amino acid aminotransferase — translation MFEKITAAPADPILGLADSFKADPRENKINLGIGVYKDETGKTPVLTTVKKAEKFLLENETTKNYLAISGLPEFGRVTQELLFGNTSAIVTENRARTVQSPGGTGALRIAADFIAKQTNAKRVWISNPTWPNHKGVFASAGLEIREYNYYDAKKHTLDFEGMLASLSEAQAGDVVLLHGCCHNPTGIDPTAEQWQKLADLSAANGWLPVFDFAYQGFAKGLDEDAEGLRIFAKNHHELLVASSYSKNFGLYNERVGACTIVAADSDTAEKAFSQAKSIVRTNYSNPPAHGASVVTTILSNEELKAEWVQELATMRERIQRMRQLFVNTLQEKGAKQDFSFIIAQNGMFSFSGLTKEQVERLREEYAVYAVSSGRINVAGLTLENMVPLCEAIVAVL, via the coding sequence ATGTTTGAGAAAATCACAGCAGCGCCTGCCGACCCCATTCTTGGTTTAGCGGATAGTTTTAAAGCAGATCCCCGCGAAAATAAAATCAACCTGGGTATTGGTGTCTACAAAGATGAAACCGGTAAAACCCCTGTTCTGACCACCGTTAAAAAAGCAGAAAAATTCCTGCTGGAAAATGAAACCACTAAAAATTATCTGGCAATTAGCGGATTACCGGAATTTGGTCGTGTAACTCAAGAACTGCTCTTCGGCAACACCAGCGCCATCGTTACTGAAAATCGCGCCCGTACTGTACAAAGCCCAGGCGGAACAGGTGCACTGCGTATTGCCGCTGATTTTATTGCTAAACAAACCAATGCCAAACGTGTTTGGATCAGCAACCCGACCTGGCCAAACCATAAAGGTGTTTTCGCCAGCGCAGGTTTAGAGATCCGCGAATACAACTATTACGATGCAAAAAAACACACACTGGATTTCGAAGGTATGCTGGCAAGTCTGTCTGAAGCACAGGCAGGTGATGTTGTTCTGTTGCATGGCTGCTGCCATAACCCAACCGGTATTGATCCAACTGCTGAACAGTGGCAGAAACTGGCAGATTTATCTGCGGCAAATGGCTGGTTGCCTGTATTCGATTTCGCTTATCAGGGCTTTGCCAAAGGTCTGGATGAAGACGCTGAAGGTCTGCGCATTTTTGCCAAAAATCACCATGAACTGCTCGTTGCCAGCTCTTACTCCAAAAACTTCGGCCTGTACAATGAGCGTGTAGGTGCTTGCACCATCGTTGCAGCAGATAGTGACACCGCAGAAAAAGCATTCAGTCAGGCGAAATCTATTGTTCGTACCAACTACTCTAACCCACCAGCGCATGGTGCATCTGTAGTAACAACCATTCTATCCAACGAAGAACTGAAAGCAGAATGGGTTCAGGAATTGGCAACAATGCGCGAACGTATTCAGCGTATGCGCCAGTTGTTTGTAAACACTTTGCAGGAAAAAGGGGCAAAACAAGATTTCAGTTTCATCATTGCTCAAAATGGTATGTTCTCATTTAGTGGTCTGACTAAAGAACAAGTTGAGCGCCTGCGTGAAGAATACGCCGTTTATGCGGTCAGCTCTGGTCGTATTAACGTAGCAGGCTTAACACTGGAGAACATGGTTCCTCTGTGTGAAGCTATCGTTGCTGTACTTTAA